A single genomic interval of Koleobacter methoxysyntrophicus harbors:
- the gap gene encoding type I glyceraldehyde-3-phosphate dehydrogenase, whose product MAVRAAINGFGRIGKNLLRICMEGRRDIEIAAINSTSGPEAHAHLFKYDSIYGTFPGDIRVTQNSITIYEKEILFTAERDPEKLPWKELDIDVVLESTGKIKKRKDAFKHIEAGAKKVIITAPADEADITIVMGVNHNLYDPSKHEIISAASCTTNCLAPVVKVIHDEFGIINGSLTTVHSYTADQMLVDKPHKDLRRARGAALSIIPTTTGAAKAIGLIIPELKGKLNGIAFRVPTPAVSIVDFVAAVKREVTVNEVNNALKSAASGELNGILGFTTEPLVSSDFIKNPLSSIVDGLSTMVIDGSTVKILSWYDNEYGYANRVLDLASFCFADDINKINCSVTA is encoded by the coding sequence ATGGCCGTCAGAGCAGCAATAAACGGATTCGGTAGAATAGGAAAAAACCTTTTGAGAATCTGTATGGAGGGGAGAAGGGATATAGAAATTGCAGCTATCAACAGCACCAGCGGTCCGGAAGCCCATGCCCATCTGTTTAAGTATGATTCCATTTACGGTACTTTTCCGGGAGATATCAGGGTAACACAAAACTCAATAACCATATATGAAAAGGAAATCCTTTTTACAGCGGAAAGGGACCCTGAAAAACTGCCGTGGAAAGAGCTGGATATAGATGTGGTTCTGGAATCAACGGGGAAAATCAAAAAAAGAAAAGATGCCTTTAAGCATATAGAAGCCGGGGCCAAGAAAGTAATAATTACCGCTCCAGCCGATGAAGCTGACATAACAATTGTGATGGGTGTCAACCATAACTTATATGACCCGTCAAAACATGAAATTATATCGGCAGCTTCGTGTACTACCAACTGCCTTGCACCGGTTGTTAAGGTTATCCACGATGAATTCGGGATTATTAACGGTTCCCTCACTACTGTGCACTCATATACTGCCGACCAGATGCTAGTAGATAAACCCCATAAGGACCTGAGAAGGGCAAGAGGAGCAGCCCTATCAATAATTCCGACAACAACGGGGGCAGCAAAGGCAATCGGCCTTATAATCCCCGAACTAAAGGGTAAATTGAACGGGATCGCTTTTCGGGTGCCCACCCCGGCAGTTTCAATAGTTGACTTTGTTGCTGCCGTTAAGAGAGAGGTAACCGTAAATGAAGTTAATAATGCCTTGAAAAGTGCTGCTTCCGGCGAATTGAACGGAATCCTGGGCTTTACCACCGAACCCCTTGTTTCCTCTGATTTTATCAAAAACCCTCTTTCTTCAATAGTTGATGGTCTTTCAACTATGGTTATTGACGGCAGCACGGTTAAGATATTATCGTGGTATGATAATGAATACGGTTATGCTAATAGAGTCCTCGATCTGGCCAGTTTTTGTTTTGCCGATGATATAAATAAAATCAACTGCAGTGTTACAGCTTGA
- a CDS encoding 4Fe-4S binding protein, translating into MFINMKLGAKFPFIIILTAIGILFSLLISERAWHRYFCPYGTLMSIVSRKYSKGIKIDPDKCTSCGLCQRVCPTEGIDKSENGFKIIKNECLDCSLCKTNCPVNAIN; encoded by the coding sequence ATGTTTATAAACATGAAATTAGGAGCGAAGTTCCCTTTTATCATCATATTGACAGCAATAGGAATTCTTTTCAGCCTGCTTATATCAGAAAGGGCCTGGCATAGGTACTTCTGCCCTTACGGAACCCTAATGAGTATTGTTTCAAGGAAATACAGTAAAGGTATAAAAATTGATCCCGATAAATGCACATCATGTGGATTATGCCAGAGGGTCTGCCCTACTGAAGGAATAGACAAGTCGGAGAATGGTTTTAAAATAATAAAAAACGAATGCCTTGACTGCAGCCTTTGTAAAACAAATTGCCCAGTTAATGCAATAAATTGA
- a CDS encoding zinc-dependent alcohol dehydrogenase, whose translation MTDMMKIAPIIGVKQIEIREVEKPIPKRGEVLVKVKACAICTWEQRLYLGVSKIPLPFVGGHEASGVIEALGEGVDDTEYQVGQKVALRLLDTCGKCYYCRQGRENLCVEIGKPNRFEKKAVPGPGGFGEYLVVSEKQVFKLPEDIPYSHGAFAEPLACVVNSIEKARIELGNDVVVVGAGIMGLLHTILSKKQGARVIVSEVDAHRRRVAEELGADITFNPLEVNPIEKVKDLTEGRGADVVFHTTAIPEVAQQAVQMAGKLGRVIMYGSFHPDAPISLSPNWIHNSEVEIKGAVSPSIENFQKSVRLLSHKTVNPAALVSEEYPLTEIEKAFQQAVKPDTFRIIVTNQ comes from the coding sequence ATGACAGATATGATGAAAATTGCCCCTATAATTGGGGTAAAACAGATAGAGATAAGGGAAGTAGAAAAACCGATTCCTAAGAGAGGAGAAGTTCTGGTAAAGGTTAAAGCATGTGCAATCTGCACGTGGGAACAAAGGCTCTATTTGGGCGTTTCAAAAATACCCCTACCCTTTGTGGGAGGTCATGAAGCCTCAGGGGTAATTGAAGCACTGGGTGAAGGGGTAGATGACACAGAATATCAGGTAGGCCAGAAGGTTGCCCTCAGGTTATTGGATACGTGCGGTAAATGCTATTACTGCAGACAGGGGAGGGAAAACCTGTGTGTAGAGATTGGCAAGCCGAACAGGTTTGAAAAAAAGGCTGTACCGGGCCCGGGAGGGTTTGGCGAATACCTTGTTGTTTCCGAAAAGCAGGTATTTAAGCTGCCTGAAGATATACCTTACAGCCACGGGGCTTTTGCTGAACCCCTCGCCTGTGTGGTAAACAGCATAGAAAAAGCACGAATTGAACTGGGTAATGACGTCGTAGTAGTAGGAGCAGGGATAATGGGGCTTCTCCATACAATATTGAGCAAAAAGCAGGGTGCCCGGGTTATAGTCAGTGAAGTTGATGCCCACAGAAGGAGAGTAGCGGAAGAATTGGGAGCAGACATAACCTTTAATCCTTTAGAAGTAAATCCTATAGAGAAGGTGAAGGATTTAACCGAAGGTAGAGGGGCCGATGTAGTCTTCCATACAACTGCGATTCCGGAGGTAGCCCAGCAGGCCGTCCAAATGGCAGGGAAGTTGGGAAGGGTAATTATGTACGGGTCTTTTCATCCCGACGCCCCAATTTCACTAAGCCCGAACTGGATACACAACAGCGAGGTGGAGATAAAAGGGGCTGTCAGCCCTTCAATAGAAAATTTCCAGAAATCAGTAAGACTGCTTAGCCATAAGACGGTTAACCCTGCAGCTTTAGTATCAGAGGAATATCCTTTAACGGAGATAGAAAAAGCCTTTCAGCAGGCAGTCAAACCCGATACCTTCAGAATTATTGTCACAAACCAATAA
- a CDS encoding D-sedoheptulose-7-phosphate isomerase encodes MKMFIYRFFQEDIEVKEKSRELLADKIIELADILDKSFQRGNRVFAFGNGGCAGIAQQMAAAFIGRFKSGKKPKPVLCLSSQAPMITTIVNDYGFDQVFKRQLEGLMQEGDVVIGFSTSGNSKNVIEGLKYARKKGAFTVALTGESGGRLKDEADFIIKVPSSQPTHIESTFACISAILCNLID; translated from the coding sequence ATGAAGATGTTTATTTATCGATTCTTTCAGGAAGATATTGAAGTTAAAGAAAAAAGCAGGGAACTGCTAGCAGATAAAATCATTGAACTAGCTGATATCCTGGATAAATCGTTCCAAAGAGGTAATAGAGTCTTCGCGTTTGGAAACGGCGGTTGTGCAGGAATAGCACAGCAGATGGCTGCAGCTTTTATTGGGAGATTTAAATCCGGCAAAAAACCTAAACCGGTTTTGTGTCTTAGTTCGCAAGCTCCGATGATAACAACCATTGTAAATGATTACGGTTTTGACCAAGTGTTCAAACGACAGCTAGAAGGGTTAATGCAAGAGGGAGATGTAGTGATAGGATTCAGCACAAGCGGGAACTCTAAAAACGTTATTGAGGGATTAAAATATGCTAGAAAAAAAGGGGCTTTTACTGTTGCACTGACCGGCGAATCAGGTGGAAGACTTAAGGATGAAGCTGATTTTATAATAAAGGTACCCAGCAGCCAGCCAACCCATATAGAAAGTACCTTTGCGTGTATAAGCGCTATACTGTGCAATCTGATAGATTAA
- a CDS encoding class I fructose-bisphosphate aldolase, whose product MKRRINNIFKKDGRAFILAMDHGNGLNVLPELNNTGSIIEKAVAGGIDALLTTFGIASTFQKEIGNIGLILRIDGGTSQISANKNASMSNIYEIEDAIRLGADGVLCMGFPGAQNEDITLKDLAYNAARCREWGLVLGAEMLPRGFEPVEDSRDPANIALACRIGAELGADFIKTEYTGDKESFKKVVDGCYKPILILGGGRVKTEEDLLKTVKDSIEAGGRGVVMGRNIWKHPKPDKLCRAIAKIIHEDADIKEALKQL is encoded by the coding sequence ATGAAAAGACGGATTAACAATATCTTTAAAAAAGACGGAAGAGCCTTTATTCTGGCAATGGACCACGGGAACGGCTTAAATGTCCTACCCGAGCTCAATAATACGGGCAGCATAATAGAAAAGGCTGTGGCCGGTGGGATTGATGCCCTTTTAACTACCTTCGGGATTGCCTCTACATTTCAAAAGGAGATAGGTAATATCGGTTTAATCCTAAGGATAGATGGGGGAACGTCCCAGATCAGCGCAAATAAAAATGCAAGTATGAGCAATATTTATGAGATAGAAGATGCAATCAGGCTTGGGGCCGACGGCGTCCTATGCATGGGTTTTCCGGGGGCACAGAACGAAGACATAACTCTAAAGGACCTGGCTTATAATGCGGCAAGATGCAGGGAATGGGGTCTTGTGCTGGGCGCTGAAATGCTGCCCAGGGGTTTTGAACCTGTCGAAGATTCCAGGGACCCGGCCAACATTGCCCTTGCCTGCAGGATAGGGGCAGAGCTTGGGGCTGATTTTATTAAAACTGAATATACCGGGGATAAGGAAAGCTTTAAAAAAGTGGTTGATGGATGTTACAAGCCTATCTTAATTCTGGGCGGCGGCAGAGTCAAAACAGAGGAGGACCTGCTCAAAACCGTAAAAGATTCTATTGAAGCAGGAGGAAGAGGAGTGGTAATGGGAAGAAATATATGGAAGCACCCTAAGCCCGACAAATTGTGCAGAGCAATAGCCAAAATCATTCACGAAGATGCCGATATAAAAGAAGCCCTTAAGCAGCTTTAA